In Halococcus saccharolyticus DSM 5350, the following are encoded in one genomic region:
- a CDS encoding PLP-dependent cysteine synthase family protein, with product MDDSILDAIGSPLVQVGSPEGATVAAKIESKNPGGSAKDRPAKAMVEAAERKGSLEPGDRLVEPTSGNTGIGLAVVAAAKGYDLTVVMPASKSEERRQVMAAYGADLELVDGEIEQAKERADELERQGMVQLRQFENRANVRAHYETTAKEIVEQVEGRDVDALVAAVGTGGTLTGIARRLREEFPAMEVVAVEPEANAVLSTGESGIDEFEGMGPGFVSEILGRELIDTVETVGIDAAEAECRRLAREEGIIVGQSSGAANLAARRVAERLARPELDCPPAPTELRADGSGEAATTEYDDCPLVVTVFPDSGERYLSTGMFDE from the coding sequence ATGGACGACAGTATCCTCGACGCCATCGGATCGCCCCTCGTGCAGGTCGGTTCGCCCGAGGGTGCGACCGTGGCCGCGAAGATCGAGTCGAAAAACCCCGGCGGGTCGGCGAAAGACCGTCCCGCGAAGGCGATGGTCGAGGCCGCAGAGCGCAAGGGGAGCCTCGAACCCGGCGATCGACTCGTCGAGCCGACGAGCGGTAACACCGGGATCGGCCTCGCCGTCGTCGCGGCGGCGAAAGGCTACGATCTCACGGTCGTGATGCCCGCCTCGAAGTCCGAAGAGCGCCGACAGGTCATGGCGGCCTACGGCGCGGATCTCGAACTCGTGGATGGCGAGATCGAGCAAGCGAAAGAGCGTGCCGACGAACTCGAACGGCAGGGGATGGTCCAACTCCGGCAGTTCGAAAACCGTGCGAACGTCCGCGCTCACTACGAGACGACCGCAAAAGAGATCGTCGAGCAGGTCGAGGGACGCGACGTCGATGCGCTCGTCGCCGCGGTCGGCACCGGCGGTACGCTTACCGGGATCGCTCGCCGGCTCCGCGAGGAATTTCCCGCGATGGAAGTCGTTGCGGTCGAGCCGGAAGCGAATGCTGTGCTTTCGACCGGCGAGTCGGGGATCGACGAGTTCGAGGGAATGGGGCCGGGGTTCGTGAGCGAGATACTGGGTCGAGAACTGATCGACACGGTCGAAACCGTCGGAATCGACGCTGCGGAAGCCGAGTGTCGCCGCCTCGCGCGTGAGGAGGGAATCATCGTCGGCCAGTCGAGCGGCGCGGCGAACCTTGCCGCCCGTCGGGTCGCCGAGCGGCTCGCGAGGCCCGAACTCGACTGCCCGCCCGCCCCGACGGAGCTTCGGGCCGACGGGAGCGGCGAGGCGGCCACCACCGAGTACGACGACTGCCCGCTGGTCGTCACCGTCTTTCCCGATAGCGGCGAGCGCTATCTCTCGACCGGGATGTTCGACGAGTAA
- a CDS encoding SdpI family protein: protein MKHRRPRIIGVAAIVLAGLASVVVYPELPARMATHWGASGEVDGTMSRLAGAFFLPVFTIGVYVVLLVAPRLDPNDQNIESFRDAYEWFAAGIVWFLGYVHGLTLLWNLGVQPPIGAALAPGLAAMLYTSGLLVEHAEPNWIAGVRTPWTLDDEGVWERTNHRAALALKLAGVLALGGLVFPGAGFVFFLVPLAVAVVYVTIYSYVVYRRQRAT, encoded by the coding sequence GTGAAACACCGCCGTCCCCGGATCATCGGGGTTGCAGCGATCGTGCTCGCCGGCCTCGCGAGCGTCGTCGTCTATCCGGAGCTCCCGGCCAGAATGGCGACCCACTGGGGTGCGAGCGGCGAGGTCGACGGCACGATGTCGCGGCTTGCGGGTGCGTTCTTCCTCCCGGTGTTCACCATCGGCGTCTACGTGGTCTTGCTGGTCGCGCCGCGTCTCGACCCGAACGACCAGAACATCGAGTCGTTCCGGGACGCGTACGAGTGGTTCGCCGCCGGGATAGTGTGGTTTCTGGGCTACGTCCACGGGCTCACGCTGCTCTGGAACCTCGGCGTCCAGCCACCCATCGGTGCGGCGCTCGCTCCGGGTCTCGCCGCGATGCTCTACACGAGCGGACTCCTCGTTGAGCACGCCGAACCGAACTGGATCGCTGGTGTCCGCACTCCGTGGACGCTCGACGACGAGGGGGTATGGGAGCGAACCAACCACCGGGCCGCGCTCGCGCTGAAACTCGCGGGTGTGCTCGCGCTCGGCGGACTTGTTTTCCCTGGGGCTGGCTTCGTGTTCTTCCTCGTCCCGCTCGCGGTCGCCGTCGTGTACGTCACCATCTACTCCTACGTTGTGTACAGACGCCAGCGAGCGACGTGA